In a genomic window of Pseudoliparis swirei isolate HS2019 ecotype Mariana Trench chromosome 20, NWPU_hadal_v1, whole genome shotgun sequence:
- the bcl9l gene encoding LOW QUALITY PROTEIN: B-cell CLL/lymphoma 9-like protein (The sequence of the model RefSeq protein was modified relative to this genomic sequence to represent the inferred CDS: inserted 1 base in 1 codon), which yields MHPDNKLADHGKQVTSDGRSQKPGVNQQAQQHQGAAGHLGPKVVGTGSHGVKASQLSPGNPGLKAVSQSVSSVGGMQKNKSKRERSVSIDSGDSRNDVPPALETDAKGEGVMRSKRRCVLEKKQPYSGDEWCSGPDTEEDEDKPHTATHRERGLAGPIQGLSDRLSAGPMSEPAGPVMGCGVGPGLKTEQPSQPSQQVVYVFTTGLANSAAEAVMKGQTDSILVFHQQNVSRPKLEQGHSSGKLSNLSGKINSSSSPPTGTPKSQCGTPRPASAGVGGPLHPAGTTSSAGHSDNESSQNRPGGASSNNSIVTHRSEGGSTTTPAGPFPGAGDGEGAGGMALPVATLSPSESPSILSAHLQGDPGQRSGPGNMDGLSKEQLEHRERSLQTLRDIERLLLRSGASGGPGDTGAPNSNAINNSSNLNNNNNIDRXGILEDGTNSSGNCGSGNMLSSALASMGGMKKYEEPLQSMISKTQSLAGPALDNPHMDSHHNLPQHPHHQLSSPGLDMGHLLGPDGLTPEQIAWRKLQEEYYQEKRQQEIQPSSHPQHLRMMTEIGMQGGPMMMRGPPPPYHSKPGEQQWGPGNMMGGGMGGNARMVDIHQEGPRGPRFLGQMQRGPPGGGGFPGGKGGVLSVEGLGPQRPTRPGMIWLDDMPNNIGGGGPFHGCYPGGPSQHLQGDPEHLLTHEEMFRLMEKRQMQGLSRFELDRLAKQQQQGNLGSRIMDNSEGPDFHNMGMGRGPPSTRGDPIDFPGSREIMCSPGGGPQMRDLVDSPLGSSLTMNMNPQINVQHQQQQKQQQQQQQQMMLSQKLRGSPAGGATLGDMFSHGEISRIRASQNGRGVNKAIIPGPDGPFHFPNHGPFSGGQVEGPFLQQPGPEMFGPDQQDHNQMGGTSRLSHMPMTGVLRGVDLGPRHPSDLPINVNPRSSPSVPRPHQLKSPSLNREPSPLLASPSAPGLKSPSQMSSAGHHPTHPSASGAGTPSSSSMKSPQIIGSSSLGLHSPSASPGQLKSPTMAVGSPGWASPKTALPSPGVLTGGKILGNGGSSSTETGQSLPPRISNSTPISQPGSMNPSMPLNSSPDNHPTQNPLTLIMSQMSKYAMPSSTPLYHDAIKTIATSDDEILPDRPLLSGVSIGGNMGNPQSSQILGSIGPHSAPQSPMGIVSHGQQHLPHDASGPALSSPNQMGMPAMSSAMMGGGAPDGMGPCNVSPISQNQMAGFSRIQPPPHGPMHSPIGGMSHHFSHSNEDILHPQQLHLSLLRKGHPHQRPSHPSDSFASLHMGDGPDLSEVIRHTHSGIPEFDLSRIIPSDKPSSTLQYFPKSEPHLNQHQGPLSQQPTPQQLLKQLSSSGPPHGSGPSSNPHLANLQNMMAEQQLAPHPSHVGIRQNMGIPQGGSRGMVSGGGMGPMYPAGHMMGRTGMAPQQQLQQQQVMMANSLLHHPSNPYPGMMSSQQHSHNLMAQQNIMMMQAKQRSMSIPGDPFGPQGPLMSPQGPMMAPSHPQAGMMAPQSLRQRGMSLDSPLGYGPGGVAHMPF from the exons ATGCACCCAGACAATAAGCTGGCCGATCATGGCAAGCAGGTCACCAGTGACGGCCGATCCCAAAAACCCGGTGTAAACCAACAGGCTCAGCAGCACCAAGGAGCTGCTGGCCACTTGGGCCCAAAGGTCGTCGGTACCGGGAGCCATGGAGTCAAAGCGAGCCAGCTTTCTCCCGGCAACCCTGGGCTAAAGGCCGTCAGCCAATCGGTGAGCAGCGTTGGAGGGATGCAGAAAAACAAATCCAAGCGGGAGCGGAGCGTCTCGATCGACTCTGGGGACTCAAGAAATGATGTTCCTCCAGCCCTGGAGACGGATGCCAAAGGAG AGGGTGTTATGCGCAGTAAGCGGCGCTGTGTTCTGGAGAAGAAGCAGCCATACAGTGGAGATGAATGGTGCTCTGGACCTGACacggaggaagatgaagacaaGCCGCACACTGCGACCCACC GAGAGCGTGGGCTGGCAGGTCCCATTCAAGGGCTCTCTGATCGCCTGTCTGCAGGGCCCATGTCTGAACCTGCGGGTCCTGTAATGGGATGTGGAGTGGGACCAGGACTAAAGACGGAGCAGCCATCGCAGCCTTCCCAGCAAGTGGTGTATGTTTTCACAACTGGCCTAGCTAACAG CGCTGCAGAGGCAGTAATGAAAGGACAGACCGATTCCATCCTTGTGTTTCACCAGCAAAATGTTTCACGCCCCAAGTTGGAGCAG GGCCACTCATCAGGGAAGCTTTCCAACCTATCTGGGAAGATAAACTCCAGCAGTTCTCCACCCACAGGCACCCCAAAATCCCAATGTGGAACGCCACGGCCAGCCTCCGCAGGTGTTGGAGGCCCATTACATCCCGCAGGGACAACGTCATCAGCAGGACACTCCGATAATGAATCCTCCCAGAACAGACCTGGCGGAGCCTCCAGCAATAACAGCATCGTCACCCATAGGTCAGAGGGAGGGAGTACGACCACACCTGCAGGCCCATTCCCAGGAGCTGGCGATGGGGAGGGTGCAGGAGGTATGGCTCTTCCTGTTGCTACCCTTTCTCCCTCGGAGAGTCCCTCCATCCTTTCTGCACACTTACAGGGTGATCCAGGCCAGAGGAGTGGCCCGGGCAACATGGATGGTCTTTCTAAAGAGCAGCTGGAACACAGGGAGCGCTCTTTGCAGACGCTGAGAGACATCGAGAGGCTCCTTCTGCGCAGTGGGGCAAGTGGAGGCCCTGGAGACACAGGAGCCCCGAACAGCAATGCTATTAATAACTCCTCCAActtaaataataacaacaatattgATA GCGGTATTCTCGAGGATGGTACAAATAGCTCTGGAAACTGCGGTAGTGGTAACATGCTGTCGTCAGCCTTGGCTTCGATGGGCGGGATGAAGAAATATGAAGAACCCCTCCAGTCCATGATTTCTAAAACACAGTCCCTTGCTGGACCTGCCCTTGACAACCCTCACATGGACTCTCACCATAACCTACCACAACATCCCCATCACCAGCTGTCTTCACCTGGGCTCGACATGGGTCACTTACTTGGACCAGATGGGCTGACCCCAGAGCAAATAGCATGGAGGAAGCTTCAAGAAGAATACTACCAAGAGAAGAGACAACAGGAAATACAACCCTCTTCACATCCACAGCACTTAAGAATGATGACAGAGATCGGCATGCAAGGAGGTCCTATGATGATGAGaggaccccctcccccctaccACAGCAAGCCTGGAGAACAGCAGTGGGGTCCTGGCAATATGATGGGAGGGGGAATGGGTGGAAATGCACGAATGGTAGACATACACCAAGAGGGGCCTCGTGGTCCAAGGTTCCTGGGACAGATGCAGAGAGGGCCACCTGGAGGAGGCGGTTTTCCTGGTGGTAAAGGGGGAGTTTTATCAGTGGAGGGTCTAGGACCCCAAAGGCCCACCAGGCCAGGGATGATTTGGCTCGATGATATGCCCAACAACATAGGAGGTGGGGGTCCATTTCATGGCTGCTACCCTGGTGGACCGTCTCAGCACTTGCAAGGTGACCCAGAACATCTATTAACACATGAGGAAATGTTTCGCCTCATGGAAAAACGGCAGATGCAGGGGCTTTCCAGGTTTGAACTTGACAGATTAGCTAAACAGCAGCAACAGGGCAATCTGGGCTCGAGAATAATGGATAACTCCGAGGGGCCAGACTTTCACAATATGGGAATGGGTCGGGGTCCACCCTCCACTCGGGGAGACCCCATTGACTTTCCAGGTTCAAGGGAGATTATGTGCTCTCCTGGAGGGGGTCCTCAGATGCGAGACCTGGTGGATTCTCCTCTGGGGAGCAGCCTCACAATGAACATGAACCCACAGATAAATGTtcagcaccaacaacaacaaaaacaacagcagcagcagcagcagcagatgatGCTATCTCAGAAGCTCAGAGGAAGTCCTGCTGGAGGGGCAACTTTAGGTGACATGTTTAGCCATGGAGAGATTTCACGAATCAGGGCTTCACAGAATGGAAGAGGCGTAAATAAGGCAATTATTCCTGGACCGGATGGCCCCTTCCATTTCCCCAATCATGGTCCCTtctctggtggtcaggtggAAGGGCCTTTTCTTCAGCAACCTGGCCCTGAGATGTTTGGGCCTGACCAGCAAGATCATAATCAAATGGGAGGTACATCGCGACTTAGTCATATGCCAATGACCGGAGTCCTCAGGGGAGTAGACCTTGGACCCAGGCACCCCTCTGACTTACCAATCAATGTTAACCCCCGGAGCTCTCCTTCAGTGCCTCGTCCTCATCAGCTCAAATCTCCATCCCTCAACCGAGAGCCATCTCCACTTCTCGCTTCCCCCTCTGCTCCAGGACTAAAGTCACCCTCACAGATGTCCTCTGCAGGACATCACCCAACGCATCCCTCTGCGTCTGGTGCTGggactccttcctcttcttccatgAAGTCTCCCCAGATAATAGGGTCTTCCAGCCTTGGGCTGCACTCTCCGTCTGCCTCTCCTGGACAACTCAAGTCCCCAACCATGGCTGTGGGCTCTCCAGGTTGGGCGTCTCCTAAAACGGCGCTCCCAAGTCCAGGTGTTCTAACCGGTGGGAAGATACTGGGCAATGGAGGAAGTAGTTCCACTGAGACGG GCCAATCGCTTCCCCCCAGGATTTCCAACTCTACACCCATTAGCCAGCCAGGCTCTATGAATCCTAGTATGCCACTCAATTCCTCTCCCGATAACCATCCCACTCAGAATCCGTTAACGCTCATCATGTCTCAGATGTCCAAATATGCCATGCCCAGTTCTACTCCCCTCTACCATGACGCAATCAAAACAATTGCCACTTCCGATGACGAGATACTGCCAGATCGACCTCTTCTATCTGGTGTCAGCATTGGAG GAAACATGGGGAATCCCCAGAGCTCCCAGATACTTGGCTCCATTGGGCCCCACAGTGCTCCACAAAGCCCCATGGGTATTGTAAGCCACGGTCAGCAACACCTGCCACATGACGCATCCGGACCTGCGCTTTCTTCACCAAACCAAATGGGCATGCCTGCCATGAGTTCTGCCATGATGGGGGGAGGTGCACCTGACGGAATGGGGCCCTGCAATGTTTCACCTATATCTCAGAACCAAATGGCCGGCTTTTCTCGCATACAGCCACCACCTCATGGGCCCATGCACTCGCCTATTGGAGGAATGTCACATCATTTCTCCCATTCTAATGAGGATATTCTACATCCACAGCAGTTGCACCTGAGTCTGCTTCGAAAAGGCCATCCTCACCAGCGCCCCTCTCATCCATCAGACTCCTTTGCCTCTTTGCACATGGGGGATGGTCCGGATCTAAGTGAAGTTATACGACACACTCACTCCGGGATTCCTGAGTTTGATCTCTCCCGCATCATTCCTTCTGATAAGCCCAGTAGCACTCTTCAGTATTTCCCCAAGAGTGAGCCACATCTGAATCAGCATCAGGGGCCACTATCCCAGCAACCCACTCCACAGCAGCTCCTTAAACAGCTGTCTTCTTCCGGTCCTCCACACGGCAGCGGCCCCTCATCCAACCCACACTTAGCAAACCTACAGAATATGATGGCTGAACAGCAGCTGGCGCCTCACCCCTCACATGTTGGGATTCGTCAAAACATGGGCATTCCTCAGGGGGGCTCTAGGGGTATGGTTTCTGGTGGGGGCATGGGCCCCATGTACCCCGCTGGACATATGATGGGACGGACAGGCATGGCGCCTCAACAGCAGCTACAGCAACAGCAAGTCATGATGGCTAACAGCCTTCTTCACCATCCTTCCAATCCATACCCCGGCATGATGTCTTCCCAGCAGCACTCACACAATCTGATGGCACAGCAAAACATTATGATGATGCAGGCTAAGCAGAGAAGCATGTCAATTCCGGGGGATCCTTTTGGCCCACAGGGTCCTCTGATGTCCCCTCAAGGTCCGATGATGGCCCCTTCTCACCCACAGGCCGGTATGATGGCCCCCCAGTCTCTCAGACAACGGGGAATGTCCCTTGACAGTCCCCTTGGCTATGGCCCCGGAGGTGTGGCCCATATGCCATTCTGA